The following coding sequences are from one Paenibacillus stellifer window:
- a CDS encoding ABC transporter permease: MKGNGMLVKGRLLPLLVWVAGLLILWEGLSWALLNVAHAPLAQSKLPYVHEVVSTLFQYGGTLLKEGAATFGNAAIGFLLGAAAGVLLAVLMSVSKTIEQLTFPYAVASQMIPILGLAPIIYGIVRDEQVSRIIISGYITFFPVALNMLRGLRSVDLSALELMHSYAAKPWAVYWKLRLPAAVPGLFSGLKIAAPLAVTGAILVELMGAQHGIGVIMLRNLYYGPSHTYMFWSTILVGAFLGMASYGLMSLIERLVAPWQPEFRPKGGSR; encoded by the coding sequence ATGAAAGGTAACGGCATGCTGGTCAAAGGGCGGCTGCTTCCGCTGCTGGTATGGGTAGCCGGACTGTTGATTCTCTGGGAGGGCCTGTCCTGGGCGCTGCTGAACGTCGCGCACGCGCCGCTCGCCCAATCGAAGCTGCCCTACGTGCATGAGGTGGTCTCCACCCTCTTTCAGTACGGCGGCACGCTGCTGAAGGAAGGGGCTGCGACCTTCGGCAACGCGGCTATCGGCTTCCTCCTCGGCGCTGCTGCAGGCGTCCTGCTCGCGGTGCTGATGAGCGTCTCGAAGACGATCGAGCAGCTGACTTTCCCGTACGCCGTCGCTTCGCAGATGATCCCGATTCTCGGCCTGGCGCCGATTATCTACGGCATCGTACGCGACGAGCAAGTTTCGCGGATTATCATATCCGGGTACATCACGTTCTTCCCTGTGGCGCTTAATATGCTGCGCGGGCTGCGCAGCGTCGATCTCTCCGCTCTGGAGCTGATGCATTCCTACGCGGCCAAACCGTGGGCCGTCTACTGGAAGCTCCGGCTGCCCGCCGCTGTTCCGGGATTATTCAGCGGGCTGAAGATTGCGGCTCCGCTGGCGGTAACCGGCGCGATTCTGGTTGAGCTGATGGGAGCCCAGCACGGCATTGGCGTCATTATGCTCCGCAATCTCTATTACGGTCCTTCCCATACTTATATGTTCTGGTCGACAATTCTGGTCGGCGCATTTCTCGGAATGGCCAGCTACGGGCTGATGAGCCTCATTGAGCGTCTTGTTGCTCCCTGGCAGCCTGAATTCCGGCCGAAAGGAGGCAGCCGATGA
- a CDS encoding ABC transporter ATP-binding protein: MSLIATRVPEIQLENVEMRYQTDTAEVLALHQVSLDIAKGEFVSLLGPSGCGKTTLLRLMADLIEPTGGRVTVAGKSAKEARLAQKYGIVFQSPVLYDWRKVKDNITLPLELMGVKKARRDEKALELLELVGLKGFADKYPWQLSGGMQQRVAIARALSMEPEILLMDEPFSALDEFTRERLNEELLAVWSKVGSTVVFVTHSVPESIFLSDRVFVLSPHPGRLSAIVDIPLPRPRTAEMRNSPEFFDLIAGIRDSFEGV; encoded by the coding sequence ATGTCACTTATTGCGACAAGAGTTCCTGAGATCCAATTGGAGAATGTGGAGATGCGCTATCAGACGGATACGGCGGAGGTTCTCGCTCTGCACCAGGTAAGTCTCGATATTGCCAAGGGAGAGTTTGTATCGCTGCTCGGTCCGTCCGGCTGCGGCAAGACGACGCTGCTGAGATTGATGGCGGATCTGATCGAGCCGACGGGAGGACGGGTGACAGTAGCCGGCAAGAGCGCCAAGGAAGCCCGGCTTGCCCAGAAGTACGGCATCGTCTTCCAGAGTCCCGTTCTGTACGACTGGAGGAAGGTCAAGGACAACATTACGCTGCCGCTGGAGCTGATGGGCGTCAAGAAGGCGCGTCGGGACGAGAAGGCGCTGGAACTGCTGGAGCTGGTGGGGCTGAAGGGGTTCGCCGACAAGTATCCCTGGCAGCTTAGCGGCGGCATGCAGCAGCGTGTCGCCATCGCGCGGGCGCTCTCCATGGAGCCGGAAATTCTGCTTATGGATGAACCGTTCTCGGCACTCGATGAGTTCACACGCGAGCGCCTTAATGAAGAGCTTCTTGCCGTATGGAGCAAGGTGGGCAGTACGGTCGTGTTCGTCACGCACAGCGTTCCGGAATCGATCTTCCTGTCCGACCGGGTATTCGTCCTGTCTCCGCATCCCGGGCGTCTGTCGGCAATCGTCGACATCCCGCTCCCCCGTCCGCGGACAGCCGAAATGCGGAACAGCCCGGAATTTTTTGATCTGATCGCGGGCATTCGCGACAGCTTCGAGGGAGTGTAA
- a CDS encoding histidine kinase N-terminal 7TM domain-containing diguanylate cyclase → MSGVLSALLALFAYFKDTDFSGIKAFIVSSCASAIYTFAFAFELSSGSLSQISLWTKVEYIGMPFIAPSSLLMVLHFVGMDRLITKSRLIWLYSIPCMTTALVWTNDYHHLFYRSIYLRTDSPAPLADIVMGPAYIVHGSFTFGCLLAGTVVMLYQWNRMKQVYRRQLVTLLLGLLLPTLGAFLYLIGLSPYNMDPVPIIMSITSTLYIWAILSRGMLTAAPIARGSLFESMRDGVLVMDRSDRLIDYNPAAAGMIRGLDASYIGHPLIRLFLTAGKDAVAYVMEADPLVQEERELEWEKGDDICYYEIRSSPVRKRGGQIAGRMIMLIDVTERKRMQDKLRQLATTDSLTGICNRLHFMERSARELERRDTEGGNLSLALFDVDHFKSINDRYGHSCGDMALRHITEVCQGLLRQGDIFGRYGGEEFVLCLPDTPLEEAAKLADVLRAAVEVEGLRLPQGWISVTVSFGVVFAEPGKPLEELLKEADHALYASKRSGRNTVHLAVEHGLVRFP, encoded by the coding sequence ATATCGGGCGTCCTGAGCGCGCTGCTGGCTCTCTTCGCCTACTTCAAGGATACGGATTTCTCCGGAATCAAAGCGTTTATCGTCAGCTCCTGCGCTTCGGCTATCTACACTTTCGCCTTCGCCTTCGAGCTGTCGAGCGGCTCGCTGTCGCAAATCAGCCTGTGGACCAAGGTTGAATATATCGGGATGCCTTTTATCGCGCCTTCAAGCCTGTTGATGGTGCTTCATTTTGTAGGAATGGACAGGCTGATTACGAAATCGCGGCTGATCTGGCTCTACTCCATTCCCTGCATGACGACGGCGCTTGTCTGGACCAACGACTACCATCATCTGTTCTACCGGTCCATATATTTGCGGACCGACTCGCCGGCCCCGCTGGCCGATATCGTCATGGGTCCGGCTTACATCGTTCACGGCAGCTTCACCTTCGGATGCCTGCTGGCCGGAACCGTGGTTATGCTGTATCAGTGGAACCGCATGAAGCAGGTGTACCGCCGCCAGCTCGTGACGCTGCTGCTCGGCCTGCTCCTGCCGACGCTCGGCGCCTTCCTCTATCTGATCGGCCTGTCCCCCTACAATATGGACCCGGTGCCGATCATCATGAGCATCACCTCCACCCTGTATATTTGGGCCATTCTGTCGAGGGGCATGCTGACTGCGGCGCCGATTGCGCGCGGCAGTCTGTTCGAGAGCATGCGCGACGGCGTTCTCGTCATGGACCGCTCCGACCGGCTGATCGACTATAATCCGGCCGCGGCGGGCATGATCAGAGGACTTGATGCCTCTTACATCGGCCATCCGCTCATCCGGCTGTTTCTGACGGCCGGCAAAGACGCGGTCGCCTACGTGATGGAGGCGGACCCCCTGGTCCAGGAGGAGCGGGAGCTGGAATGGGAGAAGGGCGACGACATCTGCTACTATGAAATCCGCTCTTCGCCCGTCCGCAAGCGGGGCGGCCAGATCGCCGGACGAATGATTATGCTCATCGACGTAACGGAACGCAAGCGGATGCAGGACAAGCTGCGGCAGCTTGCGACAACGGACAGTCTTACCGGTATATGTAATCGCCTCCATTTTATGGAGCGAAGCGCCCGGGAGCTAGAACGCCGCGATACCGAAGGCGGCAATCTCTCCCTGGCGCTCTTCGACGTCGACCACTTCAAGAGCATCAACGACCGCTACGGCCACAGCTGCGGGGATATGGCGCTTCGCCATATTACGGAGGTCTGCCAGGGACTTCTTCGCCAAGGCGACATTTTCGGCCGTTATGGCGGGGAGGAGTTCGTGCTGTGCCTTCCGGATACGCCCCTGGAAGAAGCGGCCAAGCTGGCTGACGTTCTTCGGGCGGCGGTCGAAGTGGAAGGCCTGCGATTGCCTCAAGGCTGGATCAGTGTGACCGTAAGCTTCGGCGTAGTCTTCGCGGAGCCGGGAAAGCCGCTGGAGGAGCTGCTTAAGGAAGCGGATCATGCGCTGTACGCATCCAAACGGAGCGGACGCAACACGGTGCATCTTGCCGTCGAGCACGGCCTTGTCCGGTTCCCCTAG
- a CDS encoding DUF72 domain-containing protein produces the protein MIKIGLTGFGDHEGLYGKVKPEGRLPAYSAHFSIVEIDSSFYAVQPVKNFVKWVGQTPEGFGFIVKAYQGMTGHLRGKTNYFNTAGDMFQAFHTSIQPAIDAGKLIMTLFQYPPWFDCTKENVDTLRETKERMKDVPCALEFRNSTWYSPQYRDRTIEFMKKEGWIHTVVDEPQAGIGSIPIVAVATSKEATYVRMHGRNPKGWHQSSHPEWRKLRYLYRYSTEELVEWQERLKELERGSRNVYVVFNNNSAGDATPNAKELQTLLGEEDGGLAPLQLDLFSP, from the coding sequence ATGATCAAGATCGGTTTGACGGGATTCGGCGATCACGAAGGGCTGTACGGCAAAGTGAAGCCCGAAGGCCGCCTGCCCGCCTACAGCGCGCATTTTTCAATCGTAGAGATCGACAGCTCCTTCTATGCCGTTCAGCCGGTCAAGAACTTCGTGAAATGGGTCGGCCAGACGCCCGAGGGCTTCGGATTCATCGTCAAGGCTTACCAGGGCATGACCGGGCATCTGCGGGGCAAAACGAATTATTTCAACACTGCCGGGGACATGTTCCAGGCGTTTCATACCTCGATTCAGCCGGCTATTGATGCCGGAAAGCTGATCATGACCCTTTTTCAATACCCGCCGTGGTTCGACTGCACGAAGGAGAATGTAGATACGCTCCGCGAAACGAAGGAACGCATGAAGGATGTTCCCTGCGCGCTCGAATTCCGCAATTCCACCTGGTACAGTCCGCAGTACCGCGATCGCACGATTGAATTTATGAAAAAAGAAGGGTGGATTCATACCGTCGTCGATGAACCCCAGGCTGGAATCGGCTCTATCCCGATCGTGGCGGTCGCCACCTCGAAGGAAGCCACCTATGTGCGCATGCATGGCCGCAACCCCAAAGGCTGGCATCAGAGCAGCCATCCCGAATGGCGGAAGCTTCGCTATCTGTACCGGTACAGCACGGAAGAACTGGTGGAATGGCAGGAACGCCTGAAAGAGCTTGAACGCGGATCGCGGAATGTGTACGTAGTCTTCAACAACAATTCGGCCGGCGACGCCACACCTAACGCCAAGGAGCTTCAGACCCTGCTCGGGGAGGAAGACGGCGGGCTTGCCCCTCTCCAGCTGGACCTGTTCAGCCCGTAA
- a CDS encoding alpha-amylase encodes MNRNHTMMQFFEWHVAADGEHWKRLAKLAPELKSAGIDSVWVPPVTKALSVEETGYGVYDLYDLGEFDQKGTVRTKYGTKQELIDAIAECQRQGIAVYVDLVMNHKAGADETEVFKVVEVDRNNRLQVISEPFEIEGWTKFTFPGRGDTYSAFKWNFEHFNGTDYDAREGRTGIYKIIGENKDWNQNVDGEFGNYDYLMFANIDYGHPVVREEMLEWGKWLVDTLQCSGYRLDAIKHINHEFIREFAAEMARKRGEDFYIVGEFWNSDLKATRTFLDTVDYQIDLFDVALHYKFHAASLAGRNFNLSTIFNDTLVQTHPTHAVTFVDNHDSQPHESLESWVGDWFKPSAYALILLRQDGYPVVFYGDYYGIGGPTPVPGKREIIDRLLCARYHRAYGEQNDYFDHPNTIGWVRRGTKEIPGSGCAVVVSNGDNGEKRMFVGKERAGEVWIDLTLGRKETVKIGEDGWAVFPVTGGGVSVWSLPVDLSGGKEGA; translated from the coding sequence ATGAATCGGAATCATACAATGATGCAGTTCTTCGAATGGCATGTGGCCGCCGACGGCGAGCACTGGAAGCGGCTGGCGAAGCTTGCGCCCGAGCTGAAAAGCGCCGGAATCGATTCGGTATGGGTGCCGCCGGTGACCAAGGCGCTGTCTGTAGAGGAAACCGGGTACGGCGTCTACGATCTGTATGATCTGGGCGAGTTCGACCAGAAGGGCACAGTGCGGACCAAATATGGGACCAAGCAGGAATTGATCGACGCCATCGCCGAATGTCAACGGCAAGGAATCGCCGTGTACGTCGATCTGGTGATGAATCATAAGGCCGGAGCCGACGAGACGGAGGTCTTCAAGGTTGTCGAGGTCGATCGGAACAACCGGCTTCAGGTCATCTCGGAGCCGTTTGAAATCGAAGGCTGGACCAAGTTCACCTTCCCCGGAAGAGGCGATACGTACTCCGCTTTCAAGTGGAATTTCGAGCATTTTAACGGCACCGATTACGACGCCAGGGAAGGAAGAACCGGAATCTACAAAATTATCGGAGAGAATAAGGACTGGAACCAGAACGTAGACGGTGAATTCGGGAACTACGATTACCTGATGTTCGCCAACATCGATTACGGTCATCCGGTTGTCCGCGAAGAGATGCTGGAATGGGGAAAATGGCTGGTCGATACGCTCCAATGCAGCGGTTACCGGCTTGACGCCATCAAGCATATCAATCATGAGTTCATCCGGGAATTTGCAGCCGAAATGGCCCGCAAGCGCGGCGAAGACTTCTATATCGTAGGGGAATTCTGGAATTCGGATCTGAAAGCGACCCGAACCTTCCTGGACACCGTAGACTATCAGATCGATCTGTTCGACGTCGCCCTGCATTACAAATTCCATGCGGCTTCGCTGGCGGGCCGGAACTTCAATCTGAGCACCATTTTCAATGACACGCTCGTTCAGACCCATCCGACCCACGCCGTCACCTTCGTCGACAACCATGATTCCCAGCCCCATGAATCGCTCGAATCCTGGGTCGGCGACTGGTTCAAGCCAAGCGCGTACGCGCTCATTCTGCTCCGGCAGGACGGCTATCCCGTCGTCTTCTACGGCGACTATTACGGCATCGGCGGGCCGACGCCCGTTCCGGGTAAGCGCGAAATCATCGACCGCCTGCTGTGCGCCAGGTATCACAGGGCTTACGGCGAGCAGAACGACTATTTCGACCATCCCAATACGATCGGCTGGGTAAGGCGCGGAACGAAGGAAATCCCCGGCTCCGGGTGCGCGGTTGTCGTCTCGAACGGCGACAACGGAGAGAAGCGCATGTTCGTCGGGAAGGAACGTGCCGGAGAAGTCTGGATCGACCTGACGCTAGGCCGCAAGGAGACGGTCAAGATCGGCGAAGACGGCTGGGCCGTCTTTCCTGTAACCGGAGGCGGTGTGTCGGTCTGGTCGCTCCCGGTGGACCTGTCGGGCGGGAAAGAAGGGGCTTGA
- a CDS encoding biotin transporter BioY codes for MNKWSLRGLIFSALFAGVMIALSSMKVDLPFSTVPITLQTLAVMLAGSILGARYGALAVLIVLGLTAAGFPVLAGRGGISVLVGPTAGFIWSWPFAAALIGWFAQRMTQNRYTFTKLLGVNVVFGSLLVYPAGVAWLAHSVPSLDTLYKALAAGMLPFLPGDFLKAALCASVAAGVWKVYPIERIVGSRKASAWSSSDSSAVKGQ; via the coding sequence ATGAATAAATGGTCCCTGCGCGGGCTGATTTTCAGCGCGCTCTTCGCGGGCGTCATGATCGCTCTAAGCTCCATGAAAGTAGATCTTCCGTTCTCAACCGTACCGATCACGCTGCAGACGCTGGCCGTCATGCTGGCCGGCTCCATCCTTGGCGCCAGATACGGAGCGCTTGCCGTTCTGATCGTTCTCGGGCTGACGGCGGCCGGATTCCCTGTTCTGGCCGGAAGAGGCGGCATTTCCGTTCTCGTCGGGCCAACAGCGGGCTTCATTTGGTCCTGGCCCTTTGCAGCCGCTCTGATCGGGTGGTTCGCCCAACGGATGACGCAGAACCGGTATACGTTCACGAAGCTCCTGGGCGTGAATGTTGTTTTCGGCTCTCTGCTGGTGTATCCGGCTGGCGTGGCCTGGCTGGCTCATTCGGTGCCTTCGCTCGATACGCTCTATAAGGCGCTGGCTGCCGGCATGCTGCCTTTCCTGCCGGGCGATTTCCTGAAAGCGGCTTTGTGCGCTTCGGTCGCTGCCGGTGTATGGAAAGTATATCCAATCGAACGGATTGTGGGCAGCCGGAAGGCTTCCGCGTGGTCCAGCAGTGATTCCTCCGCTGTGAAAGGCCAATAA
- a CDS encoding ATP-binding cassette domain-containing protein produces the protein MVIHPFRKESRTAMIHASGLSLSLRDGQRVLPVLQDIDLHIDTGEWVTLTGANGSGKSSLVRIVNGLLLPTAGEVATNGLDLRSPGNRRQVKRTVQTVFQNPLSQTVGSTPEEDVAFGLENRGIPGEEMHLRVAQALKLTGLEDKASRPVEELSGGERQRLAIACCMALEPELLIFDEATSMLDPISRNGIFALARELWKRGVTVLWVTQRMEELAAGERALVLEQGRLLYDGTPRGLFYGSGLPAALGWEDPPVVAVGRVMQDGGWPQGQLPLTEHELEEALCRFS, from the coding sequence ATGGTTATCCATCCATTCCGGAAAGAGAGTCGAACAGCTATGATTCATGCCAGCGGCCTGAGCCTGTCCCTCCGGGACGGCCAGCGCGTTCTGCCGGTGCTTCAAGATATCGATTTACATATAGACACGGGAGAGTGGGTGACCCTGACAGGCGCCAACGGCAGCGGCAAATCCAGCCTCGTCCGCATTGTGAACGGGCTGCTTCTCCCTACTGCCGGCGAGGTCGCGACGAACGGCCTCGATCTGCGTTCTCCCGGCAACCGGAGACAGGTCAAGCGAACGGTTCAGACCGTCTTTCAAAATCCGCTGTCCCAAACGGTCGGCTCGACTCCCGAGGAAGATGTCGCCTTCGGCCTGGAGAACCGGGGCATTCCCGGAGAAGAGATGCACCTGCGGGTAGCCCAGGCGCTGAAGCTGACAGGCCTTGAGGACAAGGCGTCCAGACCTGTGGAGGAGCTGTCGGGCGGGGAGCGGCAGCGGCTCGCCATCGCCTGCTGCATGGCGCTGGAGCCGGAGCTGCTGATCTTTGATGAGGCGACCTCCATGCTGGACCCTATTTCCCGGAACGGCATCTTCGCGCTCGCCCGGGAACTCTGGAAGCGAGGCGTCACCGTTCTGTGGGTGACCCAGCGGATGGAGGAGCTGGCCGCCGGCGAACGGGCGCTTGTGCTGGAGCAGGGCCGGCTTCTGTACGACGGCACTCCCCGCGGCCTCTTCTACGGCTCCGGACTGCCGGCGGCGCTCGGCTGGGAGGACCCGCCCGTCGTGGCGGTCGGACGGGTCATGCAGGACGGTGGCTGGCCGCAGGGGCAGCTTCCGCTGACAGAGCATGAACTGGAGGAAGCCCTATGCCGGTTCAGCTGA
- a CDS encoding ATP-binding cassette domain-containing protein: MPVQLTAVSYRYGPLPALTDIDLELPKGSLTVLCGMTGSGKSTLLRLLAGLAEPSGGTIAYSEEASSPSVSIVFQHPESQLFGGTVLKDVEYGLEQSGVRQPQRSREAEQALSQAGLAPDSYGPRSPYLLSGGEKRRVCIAGALAPRPDLLLLDEPTAGLDPQAARGLLETVRELRDAGYTIVAATHDLDAFLPLADQTAVLAQGRLRYAGPTAGLWEEPRVLEDAGLAPPAYIRIGRMLMKRGLLDALPASTAGLPDALAGRLAYPGDVAQRPRDAGAAPADAPPPGRSASGDGGRAILPDAADASGQPAAGLDKPAVRPMTGAMVRSLDPRVKWLAMALGSLVLLGINGFPPLVLAALMIGVLLAAGGISRKRARWFYRPFLPMFLLLWLLSAFYWNSASGGLAFSAKGAEAGGLSVLKLLLLLSLGFIFTETTSGAPLREGLEWAISPLRRFGVRTRNWSLAVSVTLQFVPWVLEKADELHLALASRGARKRGLARWTPKQLSLMAVPLMLQVITMGDELSTAIEARGYDPDKPRTPWLQLRWQRQDTFALIVVLLAAALLYGIALYG, encoded by the coding sequence ATGCCGGTTCAGCTGACCGCCGTATCCTATCGCTACGGCCCCCTCCCCGCCCTGACAGATATTGACCTGGAGCTTCCGAAAGGCAGCCTAACGGTGCTGTGCGGCATGACAGGAAGCGGCAAGTCAACTCTGCTGCGCCTGCTGGCCGGACTTGCCGAGCCTTCCGGCGGCACAATCGCTTATTCGGAGGAGGCATCCTCCCCTTCCGTCTCGATCGTCTTTCAGCATCCCGAGAGCCAGTTATTCGGCGGAACGGTGCTGAAAGACGTCGAGTACGGCCTGGAGCAGTCCGGCGTCCGGCAGCCGCAGCGGAGCCGCGAGGCGGAGCAGGCGCTCAGCCAGGCCGGCCTCGCGCCTGACAGCTACGGGCCGCGCTCGCCCTATCTGCTGAGCGGCGGCGAGAAGCGCCGCGTGTGCATCGCCGGCGCGCTCGCTCCGAGGCCGGACCTGCTGCTCTTGGACGAGCCGACGGCCGGCCTTGATCCGCAGGCCGCGCGGGGCCTGCTCGAAACCGTGCGCGAGCTCCGCGATGCAGGCTACACCATCGTGGCCGCCACCCACGATCTGGACGCCTTCCTGCCGCTCGCGGACCAGACCGCCGTCCTGGCGCAGGGACGGCTTCGCTACGCCGGCCCGACCGCCGGCTTATGGGAAGAGCCCCGCGTGCTCGAAGACGCGGGGCTTGCCCCTCCGGCCTATATCCGAATCGGCCGGATGCTGATGAAGCGCGGGCTGCTGGACGCGCTGCCCGCGAGCACTGCCGGGCTGCCGGACGCTCTTGCGGGCCGGCTGGCCTATCCCGGGGACGTCGCGCAGCGTCCCCGGGACGCCGGGGCGGCGCCGGCTGATGCGCCGCCGCCCGGCAGGAGCGCGTCCGGAGACGGCGGACGCGCAATTCTCCCGGACGCGGCAGATGCGTCCGGGCAGCCCGCCGCCGGCCTGGACAAGCCGGCGGTCAGGCCGATGACCGGGGCCATGGTCCGGTCGCTGGACCCCCGCGTCAAATGGCTGGCCATGGCGCTGGGCTCGCTTGTCCTTCTGGGCATCAACGGCTTCCCGCCGCTCGTTCTCGCCGCTCTGATGATTGGAGTGCTGCTTGCCGCAGGCGGGATTTCGCGGAAGCGGGCCCGCTGGTTCTACCGGCCATTCCTGCCTATGTTCCTGCTGCTGTGGCTGCTGTCCGCCTTCTATTGGAACTCCGCATCCGGCGGCCTGGCCTTCTCGGCAAAGGGTGCCGAGGCGGGCGGCCTCTCCGTGCTGAAGCTCCTGCTGCTGCTGTCGCTCGGCTTTATCTTCACGGAGACGACATCCGGCGCGCCGCTGCGGGAAGGGCTGGAATGGGCCATCTCCCCGCTGCGCAGATTCGGCGTCCGCACGCGGAACTGGTCACTGGCTGTATCCGTTACACTGCAATTCGTCCCCTGGGTGCTGGAAAAAGCGGATGAGCTTCACCTTGCGCTGGCCTCGCGGGGGGCCCGCAAGCGCGGACTGGCGCGGTGGACGCCAAAACAGCTCTCGCTGATGGCCGTCCCTCTTATGCTGCAGGTCATTACTATGGGCGATGAGCTGTCTACCGCGATCGAGGCAAGAGGCTATGATCCGGACAAGCCCCGTACTCCCTGGCTTCAGCTGAGATGGCAGCGGCAAGATACGTTCGCCTTGATCGTCGTACTGCTCGCCGCGGCGCTGCTGTATGGCATCGCTCTATACGGGTGA
- a CDS encoding FMN-binding protein, whose product MKKTTAWAALALMMAIGLTACGNSNNASEPSAEPSVKPAETSVATAASSAAAADGAFKDGVYKAQYDRNDVRNWKAYVELTVEGGKITKAYYDYSNDAGELRSKNEAYIKGFSAANKFTPREAFDKLGEELVASQSAEVDAVSGATHSSRNFNELAAAALEKAKAGDTAAAVVPLYEDGTYKVSADAFDDHGWKPQLDLDIKDHQIAGVQFDYVNKDGKLKTEDADYKTAMEAKSKTYPAKYTEELEKQLIDKQQIGSVDAVSGATTSSNNFKALVEYALDDMAETGDTSPAAIKIEE is encoded by the coding sequence ATGAAGAAGACAACAGCATGGGCCGCGCTCGCACTCATGATGGCGATTGGCCTGACAGCTTGCGGGAACAGCAATAATGCGTCGGAGCCCAGTGCGGAGCCGAGCGTCAAGCCGGCGGAGACCTCAGTGGCAACGGCGGCGTCTTCTGCCGCAGCGGCCGATGGCGCCTTCAAGGACGGCGTCTACAAAGCCCAATATGACCGCAACGATGTGCGGAACTGGAAAGCTTATGTAGAGCTTACGGTAGAGGGAGGCAAAATCACCAAAGCCTACTATGACTATTCCAATGACGCGGGTGAGCTGAGAAGCAAGAATGAGGCCTATATCAAAGGCTTCTCCGCAGCCAATAAATTTACGCCGCGCGAAGCATTCGACAAGCTCGGGGAGGAGTTGGTCGCTTCACAGAGCGCCGAAGTGGATGCTGTATCGGGAGCGACGCACTCTTCCAGAAACTTTAACGAGCTGGCTGCTGCCGCTCTGGAGAAGGCGAAGGCCGGGGATACAGCGGCCGCCGTTGTGCCGCTGTACGAGGACGGAACATACAAGGTAAGCGCCGATGCGTTCGACGACCATGGATGGAAGCCGCAGCTGGATCTTGATATCAAGGATCATCAAATTGCAGGCGTCCAGTTCGACTATGTGAACAAGGATGGCAAGCTGAAGACCGAGGATGCGGATTACAAGACGGCGATGGAGGCCAAGAGCAAGACGTATCCGGCCAAATATACGGAGGAACTGGAGAAGCAGCTGATCGATAAGCAGCAGATCGGTTCTGTGGACGCCGTCAGCGGGGCGACAACCTCCTCCAACAACTTCAAGGCGCTGGTAGAATATGCGCTTGATGACATGGCGGAGACCGGCGATACGTCGCCTGCCGCCATCAAGATCGAAGAGTAA
- a CDS encoding FlxA-like family protein, translating into MNISSVSSSSSVQSYSGSAGSSSSASRQIAALEKQKSKLEDDLKKLDSSKDDEKTKQLKQQQLTMQIKLLDAQIAQLKQQEAANASGKSEGTSEASGSGQVLDAEAAKTATTDSEGHFDVRV; encoded by the coding sequence ATGAACATATCTTCCGTCTCATCATCGTCATCGGTGCAGTCCTACAGCGGTTCGGCCGGAAGCTCGAGCAGCGCATCCAGACAAATAGCCGCGCTGGAGAAGCAGAAGTCGAAGCTGGAGGATGATCTCAAGAAGCTGGATTCCAGCAAAGACGACGAAAAGACCAAACAGTTGAAGCAGCAGCAGCTTACTATGCAGATTAAGCTGCTGGATGCCCAGATCGCCCAATTGAAGCAGCAGGAAGCCGCAAACGCCTCCGGGAAATCGGAGGGAACAAGTGAAGCGTCGGGATCAGGTCAGGTGCTGGATGCGGAGGCCGCCAAGACGGCGACTACGGACAGCGAGGGGCATTTCGACGTTCGCGTATAG